The following is a genomic window from Candidatus Liberimonas magnetica.
TTTCAAAATTATCTTCCATCCCAAAATACTTTTTTAACATATTAACCTCCTAAACTTCGGACTTCAGGCGTCAGACTTGAGACATCAGACTAAAGACTTCGGATTGGACTTTTGGTTTTAGTCTGTAGTCTGTGGTCTGAAGTCTGCTTTATTCCCATTCAATCGTAGCGGGCGGTTTCTGCGATATATCATAGACCACACGGTTAACACCCCGCACTTCATTTATTATCCTCGATGAAATCCTGCCCAGGACATCATAAGGCAGCTTTGACCAGTCCGCAGTCATCGCATCATCAGATTCTACTACCCGAAGAGCGATTACATTTTCGTAAGTCCTTGAATCTCCCATAACACCTACGGTTTTTATGGGAAGAAGCACCGCGAAAGCCTGCCACAGTTTTTCATAGAGCCCCGAGCGCCTTATCTCTTCTTCAACTACAAGGTCGGCTTTCCTTAGGATATCTGTTCTTTCCCTGGTCACTTCGCCAAGGATACGCACTGCAAAACCCGGCCCGGGGAAAGGGTGCCTGGTTAAAATTTCCTGAGGAATGCCAAGTTCCAGACCGAGTTTTCTTACCTCGTCTTTAAAAAGAAATTTTAAAGGTTCTATCAGTTTCAACTTCATTTTTTCCGGCAAGCCCCCTACATTATGATGAGTTTTTATTGTTGCAGAAGGACCTTTGACAGATATGCTTTCAATAACATCCGGATAAAGCGTACCCTGGACCAGGAACTTTATGTTTTTTAATTTTTTTGCCTGGTCATCAAAAACCGCTATAAATTCATGTCCTATTATTTTTCTTTTCTTCTCAGGGTCTATTACTCCGGATAATTTATTTAAAAACCTTGCGGAAGCATCTCTAATTATCATATTTTTGCCGAATTTTCTGCTGAATATCTTTTTAACTCTTTCTTTTTCTCCGTGGCGCAGGACCCCGTTATCCACGAAGATGCAAGTAAGCTGTTTACCGACAGCTTTATGTACCAGGACCGAAGCTACCGAAGAATCCACTCCTCCCGAAAGAGCGCAAAGGACCTTTTCCCTGCCTACAGCCGCTTTGATCCTTTTTATCTCTTCTTCTATGAACGAATGCATAGTCCAGTCAGGTTTTTCCCTGCAGATATTGTAAACAAAATTTTCTATTATCTTTTTTCCAAAAGGGGTGTGCTTTACCTCAGGGTGGAATTGTACGCCGAATATCTTTTTTTCTTTACTGAAAATCGCTGCATAGGCAGAGTTTTTTGTATGGCCTATATGTTCAAAACCCTTAGGGAGCCTTTTCAATGCATCTCCATGGCTCATCCAAACAGGCATCCTCATATCAAGGTTTGAAAACAGGTCATTTGAGGTATCAAGTGTAAGTTCGCTTAAACCATATTCCCTGTGCTTTGAGCGTTTTACTTTTCCCTTAAAGTGTTCTCCTATAAGCTGCATACCGTAACATATGCCAAGTACAGGCACATTATAATCCCATATCCTGGAATCGGGCCACGGCGCATTCTTATCATATACGCTGGAAGGGCCTCCGGACAATATCAAGCCTGAAATATCGCTAAGGGACGGCAAGCCGGATACAGGTTTATTTCCCGGGTATATCTCGCAATATACCTTTGCTTCCCTGACCCTTCGTGCTATTAGCTGCGTGTATTGAGAACCGAAATCAAGTATTAGTATCATTTTTATATATGACTTTAGTTTTTAGGAATACTTCTATCCTTTAATAAAGTTTTTATTAACCTATTTAGGTGTTGATTTTTTGTGTATTAAGCAGTTATGGAGAAATTATCTGCTCCAACTGCCTTTGGTCCACCAGGGCTGCTCTTGCTCCATAGGACCTATGAGAACAAGGAAAGGCCGTGGACAGGCGGGTTTATAAAAGGCTTTTATTGATTATTTTATATCCTTTAACGAAAACTTTTTTGATTTTCCATCTATAACTTTCTGTCCGAAAACAAATCCCTGTTTTATGGCTTCTGTTTTCCTTGAGAATGTAGTTTTATCGCTAAAAACTCTTTTCCTTACTTTTTCGTTCCTGTGTCTATAAAAACAGACCCTATATCTCCAGAGAAGAGTTTTCTTGTCCTGCTCAGGTATGACCTGTATCTCAAAACCGTTATAGTATAAGAAATGAGGTTCCTCAATGCAGAGTTTCTTTTTTTTCTTCGGAAGCCGTATCATTTTAATTTACCTCCTATCAGTCCGTAGTTATTAGTCATTAGTTCGTAGTTACTACGAACTTCTAACTCCGAACTAAGAACTCTTTACTTGCACATTCCGACTCTTTGGGCTTTCTGGAAAAGCTTGCCTTCATGTTTTATATCAGGAGCTATGATAAGCTCGGCAAGCTGCATTTCTTTTATATTCATTGCTCCGACAGACCCCATACAGGTTTGCAGGGCGCCGACAAGGTTTTGCGTACCATCATCAAGAGATGCCGGCCCGTACAATATTTCTTCAAGAGTGCCTGTTACGCCTACTCTTATTCTTGTGCCTCTGGGAAGGTTCTGATGAGGAGTAGCCATTCCCCAGTGAAAACCTCTTCCCGGAGCCTCTTTTGTCCGCGCAAACGCAGAACCTACCATAACGGCATCCGCACCTGAAGCAAAAGCTTTGCAGATGTCTCCGCCTGTGCTCATTCCGCCGTCAGTTATTATAGATACATATTTCCCTGATTTTTTAAAATACCAATCCCTTGCTGCAGCGCAGTCAACCGTTGCCGTAACCTGGGGAACACCTATGCCAAGCACACCGCGGGAAGTACACGCAGCCCCTGGCCCTACCCCGATAAGCAAAGCAGCACAACCGGTTTCCATAAGCTCAAGCGCGGCATTGTAGTTAACGACGTTCCCTACGATTACAGGAACCTTCATATCCTTGCAGAATTTTTTATAATCAAGAACCTCATATTTTGTTGCTATATGCCTTGCTGTTGCAACCGTGTTTTGTACAACAAATATGTCAACACCCGCTTCCTGAGCTATCGGCCCTGCCATTGGTGCATTCATCGGCACACAAGACACAGCAGCCAATACTCCACTTTTTTTGATTTCTTCAACACGTTTTGCTATAAGGTTTTTCTTTACAGGTTCCTTATAAATATTTTGGACAAGAGCTGTTGCGTCTTCCGGTTGAGCACTTGCTATTTTGTCAAGTATTTCTTCCGGATTGTCGTAACGGGTCTGTATTCCGTCAAGGTTAAGCACTCCTAACCCTCCAAGTTTTCCCATGGCAATGGCAAACTTGACGTTTACTACGCCGTCCATGGCACTGGCAAGAAAAGGTATCTCAAGGGCTATATTGCCG
Proteins encoded in this region:
- the guaA gene encoding glutamine-hydrolyzing GMP synthase, with amino-acid sequence MILILDFGSQYTQLIARRVREAKVYCEIYPGNKPVSGLPSLSDISGLILSGGPSSVYDKNAPWPDSRIWDYNVPVLGICYGMQLIGEHFKGKVKRSKHREYGLSELTLDTSNDLFSNLDMRMPVWMSHGDALKRLPKGFEHIGHTKNSAYAAIFSKEKKIFGVQFHPEVKHTPFGKKIIENFVYNICREKPDWTMHSFIEEEIKRIKAAVGREKVLCALSGGVDSSVASVLVHKAVGKQLTCIFVDNGVLRHGEKERVKKIFSRKFGKNMIIRDASARFLNKLSGVIDPEKKRKIIGHEFIAVFDDQAKKLKNIKFLVQGTLYPDVIESISVKGPSATIKTHHNVGGLPEKMKLKLIEPLKFLFKDEVRKLGLELGIPQEILTRHPFPGPGFAVRILGEVTRERTDILRKADLVVEEEIRRSGLYEKLWQAFAVLLPIKTVGVMGDSRTYENVIALRVVESDDAMTADWSKLPYDVLGRISSRIINEVRGVNRVVYDISQKPPATIEWE
- a CDS encoding GuaB3 family IMP dehydrogenase-related protein, whose product is MSFFIGRDREARRAYGFDEVAIVPGPLTVNPEEVDIHTRIGNIALEIPFLASAMDGVVNVKFAIAMGKLGGLGVLNLDGIQTRYDNPEEILDKIASAQPEDATALVQNIYKEPVKKNLIAKRVEEIKKSGVLAAVSCVPMNAPMAGPIAQEAGVDIFVVQNTVATARHIATKYEVLDYKKFCKDMKVPVIVGNVVNYNAALELMETGCAALLIGVGPGAACTSRGVLGIGVPQVTATVDCAAARDWYFKKSGKYVSIITDGGMSTGGDICKAFASGADAVMVGSAFARTKEAPGRGFHWGMATPHQNLPRGTRIRVGVTGTLEEILYGPASLDDGTQNLVGALQTCMGSVGAMNIKEMQLAELIIAPDIKHEGKLFQKAQRVGMCK